taatataagATGTTGTCACTTGTGAGATTGAACTTTGTGAGGGAAACATCGGTTATATGAAACTTGATATTCGAAGGGGAGATGATTATTGAGAGGatgatgaagaaaagaaagaacaaGATCATAAGAATGTAGATCGTGCAATAGGTGCAAAACACATTGTAACAAGGTTTGAAGCTCATTGTGAGGTTTGATTTGTGAGAGTGTTTTTTATGATTGGGAGGAAAATTGATATAGCTATACAAGAGATGTTATTGATGAAATATGGTGGAACATGTTCATGGTATTGCTTTAGCCTTTCTAGAAAATTTCCTTTGAAATACATTGAATAGAGACTAGAGAGGCATTGACTTTTGAAGCCGAGTGATTACAACTCAATTAAATGGCTTCACTGACAAGTAATAATGAGGTTGTAGAGAtatgaaatatgaaaatatcaTATACTTGAAGTAATTAGAAATTATTGAAGTCATGTTCTATTACTTCTATTTTAGTAAAATGCTATGATCAAGCTTAGTATGCTCATATAAATGTAGAGTCcgattctttttaattttacaaaagtaattttaatatttcataatttagagatttttttaaaaaaaaaaagttattttgtatttatttgcttaatcatcttttttatataaaaaagacaattataaaaagtgaatttttttttaaaaactactaaattcaacttctaaaaaaatcattttttaaatttcattttttttaaaagctatAACatgtaatatttcaaaagtgattattttattttaattttaaatgaaataaacgCACCATAAATTAAAGATAACATAATTAAGTTATAATatgtttgaagaaaatcaaattttagtaATAAATGACATGTGATGTAGTTTTGGGGAAACATGATCCTAGTTCTGTGTACCGTATTTTGTTTGTACATATTAATTAGATGTTGTTGGTGtcaaatttgttatatttttcatttttcaaggTGCAACTTTAGATGAGGATGATGTTAGAAGTTAATGCTAGTGATATAGTAGTGTTGTTCTCATTGTTTGGTGGTCACATAGGGGCCAAATAATTTTCAATGAGTTGGGTCttcatattatttgtttttttttttacttaggTTATAGCAAATCATAGTGTATAAGCAAAAGataagaacaaaataaaaatgtaaactaTTAAATCATACTTTAACTAAATCTTTTCATCGTAccattgatatatttaaaatttaaaatttaaaatttaaaatctttaaaaCTATTGTATGATGTAGAAATTATAGAAATTATTAAATCTTTTCTCAATGGATCCATTACTATCCTCTTATAGATTAATGCCACCCTCATCAACCAAGTCACACTAGATACTATCCAATTCAGACATATTGCACATAAATTaatcaaacatttttatttttgacttttCAAACTCAtccaatatatattatatgtcaATGTCAAGTATTCCTCTTGCTTTGAAAACTATTAATTTTGAGAGGAAGAATCGGTTAGTATAAATCCGTGTCACACTAtataaacaataatataaaCACATTAGCTTCATACTTTCTCATATTTCTGCGTGTCTACAAGTCACTAAAATTGAATGAACTTAGTGCAACACTCAATGTCCTTCCAAacaatgaaagaattagagaagaattttattattttctcttactaatttttttttgttgctaatTCGATTTTTCTAATTTCTAATAATGTTTTTgtacttaaaattaaatgatatattattagTGTAAAATGTTTCATATTGacaaaaatcacaattattaatatatataagtttataaataattatagttaAAGTCAAacgttttaataatataatagtttcaaatgtataaaaaacttttattttaacaattgacAATGTATATAAactaatcatttattttttaacgaGAGTCACATATTAATTGTAATATGAATAAGACATTTCAAtcttaaaaaacttaaaagtcagttttttatgattaagtTAAGTTGAACCTATATTTTAAACCCATCAAATAATTGTAGGTAGAAAGGAACAAAAAGTAACTAAAGTTTAAAGTAACTTACAAAATTTGTATTTGCCCAAATTAAATATGGTAAATTAAACTTATGCTCCAATACCATATTTTGAAatgtacttattttattttagaatctgtgcatttaattttttggaagttcaaaattgattttattgaaCAACAAAAATTCTACTTTAAGAATCTTTAACATATGTTCCAATAGCACATGTCAGTAAGATCTCTTAGATattgaaaaaaacataaattatgcataaaatagagataaagactaaaattagtttattaagAGTGACACTCATTACCTTacaaactaattttataaagatgAGTTAAtctcaatataaaaatttgatataatatTACAGTCTATTCATTAGATCATCTACTATCTAtattcaaatatcaaatttaaagaTAATGGACGTGAGAAGTGTATTGAAAAAATCCTACATATAATAGAGATAAAACTTGAAATGACTTTGTAAAAACAGACATGTGTCACCTTATAAGTTGGACCCAATATAAAAACATAAGATTAATGTTAGgtttgtaattatttttggtTAGACCTATGTCTTTTTTGGTACATTTTTTTGCATATTTAGAAAATGATAATACTAACaacacacttttttttttatcagttaAAATTTACTggctattttgttttttttttatccaagTACAATGTCCTCTTGTACTCTcaatgtttatttataaaactatataGTTATAACTTTGcttgttaataaaaaaacttaacaaCATtccataaaaacaaaataaatgagGTGAATAATAACACATGAAGAAAATTCTTGGTCATCAAAATTTTGATGTCAAATACATTGTGTTTAGATTTTTGTGTGTCCTTTTAATATGTTTGTAAGTTGTACAAGATATTTAAACAAACAAGAGATAGAAATAAACAAACACATTGTATtgtatattcaaataaaatgtaatattgTTACAGCCACATGATATATAGTATGTTGTAAATTGAAGGAAAGTGATGGAAAGAAAAtactatataaaaaattcacatagttatataaatttgatatcaatcTCCTGCATCTGCATCACGATCTGTAAAGAAAGAACCGCTGCTACATCTTTTGTTACTAAAAGTATGTGTTGATGATGAGTTAACATTGGAAGAAGAAATCAAAGGAATTCTCAAACGACGACATTGAACAACTGGTGGATTAAAACGACCACTTCTAAACCTTCCAAACTTAGCTCGAATTCGAACATCCAAATCAACAGCCAAATCTTCATAAATTCCCAAACGGGTCTCTTCGCTATACTCATCAAGTTGTTTACGACCAAGTTTTATCATATTGTTCCCTTTAAACACTATCGGCCCGAGAAAAGTAGTATTCTTGTGTCCTTGATCAAAGGGTGCCAAACTCACGTAACTAAATTCGTTGTCTTTGTACCAAGCAATTGCGATGATTCTTCGATAGTACACGACGATGTTGTTGTTGGGGTTTCTCGCGGTGATGTTGAGtttgaaattataatataaattgttgtttGTCAAGTTAAATTCTGTAAGAGCAACGTTCGTTACATAGAACTTCACACTTGAGGGAGAAATTACTATCCAAAAAATTATTGAAGAAATAAAGCCGAATAACACGACTGAGGAAATTGTGCAATAGATGCACCAAAACCAACCAGGTTTGCAACACATattggtgatttttttttttttttgtgatgatAAATTGGGTTTGGTTGTTGATGAATATATgtatttgtgtttgtgtttttatAGAATGGAAATTGATgaatttattgataaatattttgggTATGGTGTGTGTTGCTTATGATTTTCTAAGTGATTTCTTTGCAATATACAAGAGAGAGAACAGAGTGGCATTCATTGACTTTTGGAAATGAATGATGAAGAAAAATTCAATAGCTTGAGTTACAAGAAACTATGAGAGGGTGTAATTTAGTTTAGAGAtaagtttataaaatatattatatttggaTGTAAGAAAAGAACAAATAAGAGAGACGAAATAAAAGACATTAGCACTTCTtgcataaaaaacaaaaattattcacATATGAAAggtaatgataattttatatgtgTGAAATATACTTTAATATTGttgattattaatatttgtaCGATAATCTGactttaatgaaatatatttttatctacaAGTACGTGACTTGCACATAAGcaagaatcaaagtacaattctattaaaattaatattttataaattttttttttagtttgttagattaaattttttaagtcaatttagttttttttataaataatttaacaccataatttaaaaacaatgCTTATTTTTATGCAACATGAAACTGTTCAAGTAGATATGTCTAGATACTTGATAGAGAAGTTAAATTGATTTAGGttcttcaatttaataaactaaattgtcatttgacatatttaaaaaattaaataaaattaaattaaattcaacttTCAATACCAAAACAATTCAACTTTCATTCATCCTcgtttctaaaaataaaatatatttcttttttatgtattttgttcGAAAAATAGATAGATTCAAGACACATAGTTCTTtaagattatttatttttaagtttttcttttaattggttTTTTTATGTTTCATTAGATTTGTATTGTTAGTTTTTAACCTCACTTTTAACATTCAtacaattgaaaatatttaatcattataaactatattaaatactataataatATGTTACATgaatcattcaaaaaaaaatttatactttttaatttttcctTCGACCTTTAGACATATATATtacagttaaaaatttaaaaataacgatatatttatataattaatatcattaactttttctattataaaaacctttgactttttcttcttctaagaAGTCAAAACGTATGTACAAAATAAATGCTAAGAAAAGGGAACAAAGTAACAATAAAGTATGTACAAAATCAACAAAGCAACTATAAAATAACAATCCTCTGACACATCACAACACTACCAACAAACTATTTAAGCTATTATACTTCCACTCCTACACAAATAAGTGAATTTAAGCAACACTCACTTAACTCTTAATGTCATCATTTTCCCTTTATTTTCAACCAccaccaaaataaaaatttgattagaTTAGAAAGATAACAATCAATCTCTTGATGTAGTTTaaagattacaaaaaattaCGTGTTTTTTATATACTCTATCCATATGCAAACTAAATGAAGTCAACTTATAAGGAATTACTTTTCTACCGCCAATCATAGCATAAAATGATAAAGCATATTGCAAGGTTTTGTTGTGAAGAATACTTCACATTCCCAACCAATTCAACACATAACTCAACATATCTCTAAagtattcaaaaaataaatgtcGTAACGATTCACTTTTTCCACAATCGCCCGAGCatataatgaaatttaaattactaaCCCTATGTCAAATAAGATTATCTTTCGTCAAATTCTATCATGCAATAATCttcaagcaaaaaaaaaaatctttaaggGAACCATCTTATTCCaaacaaaatattcaattatagaaagaaaaaaaaaaagttcatctTTAAATAACATTTGGTAAACTCATTAATAGATTAATTGTCATTTCACCACTCACACCTTCAAATACATGGTTGTGGTTTTGcacataaatttttttccaaCAACGAATTTCATTCTCCATCTCCACATAATCCCTTCTCCTCCATTAACATTATTAAACATAACAATTAACATTCATAGTTGCTTCCTtgtctaaaaataaattaaacaatctAATAATCTAACTTGTCgaattgatttaaataaataatcgtCTCAAACACAGATGAAAAAACTCGTTAACTTATACTcccttcaaaataaaatataaataaaaatattacttgaaaaattaatgtatttgaactaaatttttaataaatacatcaatttttcaactatttttttatttatttattatccaTCTCCACATAATCCCTTCTCCtccattaatattattaaacgTAACATTCATAGTCGCATTTTTATCTAAAGATAAATTAAACAATCTAATAATCTAACTTATCGAACCGatctaaataaataatcgtCTCAAACATAAAGATGAAAAAACTCGTTAACTTatactctttaaaataaaatataaacaaaaatactaCCTACAAAGTTAATGTATCTgaactaaatttttattaaatatataaaattttcaaacatttttttatttatattttatttccaaGTAATACTTCTAAATAGTATTATGGATGATAATTAGCATTTGTACGAGTATTTTGAAGGTGAAAATTTACTACTCCTATACCAATACCAAGTTACCAAAATGTCCAATAATCTCTAAAATCACATGAACTAAACCCCTCATATGTTCTCAATTTTTCATTTCCTTAGTTTGAACAAAAACACGACATCATCAAAATTATCACCATGTTTCACATTCCTTCATCTCCATTTCAAAACCAAAACAAATTACCAATGCAATTCACAATCCACTCACCACCATCCTCTTCCCCTTTCACCATTGCCTCCTTTACAAGATTCACTCCCACCCCTTCAAACCTCACTTTCAAAACCACAAGAAGAAACCGCTCCCGTTTTGCTTTAATTGTCAGAGCCAAAGGTGGAACAGATTTCTACTCAACTTTGAATGTTAGCAGCAATGCTTCTTTGCAAGAAATCAAAAGCTCATATCGGAAATTAGCTCGAAAGgtttgatttttagttttattttttaaatgggtTTTGCAATTTGTTActtgttttgattattttaagtGGTAGTTTTGATGGGTTGTGTTTGGTTTTTGGTGAAATGGAGTA
This region of Cicer arietinum cultivar CDC Frontier isolate Library 1 chromosome 8, Cicar.CDCFrontier_v2.0, whole genome shotgun sequence genomic DNA includes:
- the LOC101498694 gene encoding NDR1/HIN1-like protein 10, with protein sequence MCCKPGWFWCIYCTISSVVLFGFISSIIFWIVISPSSVKFYVTNVALTEFNLTNNNLYYNFKLNITARNPNNNIVVYYRRIIAIAWYKDNEFSYVSLAPFDQGHKNTTFLGPIVFKGNNMIKLGRKQLDEYSEETRLGIYEDLAVDLDVRIRAKFGRFRSGRFNPPVVQCRRLRIPLISSSNVNSSSTHTFSNKRCSSGSFFTDRDADAGD